The Miscanthus floridulus cultivar M001 chromosome 6, ASM1932011v1, whole genome shotgun sequence genomic interval AGCTACAAGAGGCCAGCAGGGGCGTTCGTGAATCTCGTGACGTGTCAGCACACGATCAATGCATCGTCTTGACCTACGCACAGTGCACTGGATTTGGTCATTTGGAACTGCTGGACTGCCCGGGCACCTACCACTGATAAACAAAGCATATCCGCTCTGATTTGCAGTCCTCTCGACACTTTCGGCTCCCGGGGTTCATAGAACCGTGCAGCGAAACGATTCTTACTGTGAATAATTAGCTAATTTATATAACCTTTAATCAGCTGAAACGATTCTTGGATGGAACACGTGCTAACCGAACAAGCCCTTAATCAGTGTCGGGGTGGATACCCCGTGGGCTGCGGCCGTGGACAATATAACACTCCTACTTATACAATTGCTACACGGCAGTGGCGGTGGAAACTGGAAACACAgccgtggattattactgctggctagtttggggtgagagaaaaatactgttctggttaAAAATTTATAATCGTTTACGACAAAGTGAACAGGCTGACAATTGCTCCGTGACCATGATAGCGTGCGGTTTTTTTTGGACCGGAGGACCTGAAAGACGCCTTTTTCTTTTCCTTAGTACTGTACAATTGTGCGTTCTCCAACTCCAAGGTTAACAGGGCTGGTCATTGTGTCACGGTCAACGCAAGCAACCACAACGTGATGAACGCAACTACGCAAGCAACCTATATACGCTGTGATGGAGACATCCTTACATGCAAAACCAGACCCCTTGCATGTAAGATTTGCAAACAGCTAATTCTTTTAGTAAATTATTATCGTCACCAAAGAATGATATATATATGTTTTCTTTTGCAAAATGTTAACAACTACATCGTACTACTACTTTTCACGGCTagatttatatattttttggtTTAATAAGACATCAAAAGAAACTAATGAACCATCCAATTCTAGAGTTTGAAAAAATGGCATTCTTAGAATGATCTTATCCCTGAAGTTTCTAAGataaaacctaagatcttgttcACAAAAAAAAACCCCTAAGACCTTGACATCAAAACATCAAGTGTCTACACTTGGCAACAAGGGTGCCCTAGCACAACCCACTAACCAGAGCCACTCAATTAGCTTGATTGCATTAGGGTATGAAATAGCCGAGAGCCAAAATCACAACATGATGGGTAGACTTGCTCTAACCTAGACGATTACTATTGGACGCTTCACCTGTCTCGACTGTATGATTTTTTCTGATCTATTCACTAGCTGGCTACCTTATCCTCTCACCTACACTACTTCcttatcctctctctctctctctctctctctctctctctctctctctctctctctctctctcgtcccaTCTCGTGGCTCTATCACTCTCTCTTCCCTCTCTCCACGAAATCACAAAGCAAACCAGCTCGTAAGACTTAGCCGACCCTTATTGGTGAACATCGCTATCAATTCAGAGTAGCGCATCCATCAGTTCATGTAGAGACACAAATCAATGGAAATCAAGCACGTTTTTTACTTTCCCATGATATACCGAGCAAAACGATTATAGTAGAAAAAGCTATGAGGGACGTTGAGTGGAGTGTGAGAGGAAAGGAGAGTCAAGGGCCTAAGGCAGTCTTGACTAACTGCGTGAAAAAGGAAATCAAGCGGGACGGCTCCTTTAGATCAATGCATCAAAAGCACATGACATCATTTGGATTTGTCCTACTTCTCAAATCCTATGGAATGGGAAATAATTGTGGAAATTACTCAGATGAAGTGTTTGGATGCGTCATAGTTAAAGCACATGGATGCATGTCAGAGTTAGATGTTCCTTAGCTAGAGAGAGATAAAGAGAGAAGGTGCATTATTTAAATCTGAAAGGGATTGGAAACACAAGGCCACACCTATTGCTAGAATTCCTCCAAAAAACGGAGGAAGTCTTCCTATGCTATGAAATTCCTTTGCACAAGTGTCGCTATTGCAAGGTAACTCATATAAGTTTCTTCCCTTTGGATTTTGAACCCTGTAGTTCACTTCCACAATTCCTTTGTTCGAAAGGAACAACAAATGACTCATTGTAGCTGGTTATTTACTCCGTTTTGTCGGATAAAAATAATGTTACGACCAGAGAGTGTAGATTAAGATGGTCCGAACACCTTTTCTAGACGGAGGTACTCTAGTATTAATCTACAACTACAAGTAACTTGGTACTATAATTAGGGGGGTATAGTTTTGGGCCGCTCGCGCCGTGTGTGAACGCACTTGACCCATACTTGCAAATATTTTTAATGAAAAATACATTCCTAATTGCAAATAACATGAATTAGGTTATGTCTGGATATTCTAATTAAGGGAAATGATAATGAAATGGAAAAATAAGAATAAGATCTCAACACAGCTATCTACCTAAAATCTactatttagatagtttattatGCAAAGGCAATAATCACTATGACATAGGAAGATCCAAACATACCCACTTTTTTTTTAGAATCTAGATTTTGTATTCTCAGTATAAAAAATCAAACCCAAATAAGCCCTTAATTGCACAAAAATACACGGTATTCTGCATTTCCTTTAATCACGGCTCACATGATAATTACAAATTGATTGGTAAACAAATACTAGAAAAGAATTACGAAGCCTTGATCGTGTACACGAAGATAGAGAGCTAGCAAGTGCGATGACTGACAGGTGGCTGCTTCTTGTTGCGAGCTGCTAGTCCGGTTGAGCACAAGATAGGTCCAATGTTCTAATTCCCTGTTGCCTCCGATCCATATATCTCCATTGTAGTAACTGGATGTACAACAAACCGAACGGAATTCCCTGTTGCCTCCGATCCATATATCCCATCGTGACAAGCATAACCTTTGTTCTTGGTCAGACAGcctgtttgcttgttggtttcagccatgacttatcagctatCCAGcagtgttttcttctcacaacaaaccaacatcAGTCGGACTTATCACAGCGAACAGGCCGAGAATATGACTACCGGACCGATTGCAGAAGAGGGTTTTTAAAGGAGCTGTCGTTGCTCCAGTTCAGAGTAAAATCAAGTCAAGAAGATCAGTTTAACTCATGGATTCAGAACCTGGTTTAAGCAGCTGTCTAGATTTAATTTTTTTCgtttctttctttgtttcttaatttctgttttttcttccttctccCCTTTCTTTGTAATTCCCTGTGACTTCTTGGCTGTGTCTTAATAAATTTCACTGTAGGTCCCTCCAGATTcttcaaaagaaaaaaagaatatgACTACTATATATGAGTAAAGATATGATCACACCTAATCACTTAATAAGCAAGAATTCGTAGAGCTCCAGCTCATCCAGAAGCCGTCGTTGATACTCATCTAATGTAGTCATCTTCATCCATCAAGCATTCAAGCACGTGGCGAGCTCCACCGATCTTAACCCAATGCAGATCTTTTTGTTCGGATGAACCTTCACCACGAAGAAATATAAGACACTGTTTGTCTTCCCATATAGCAACTCGATTCTGATCGCTGCACTGTGGAAATTTATTTCAACTTTTTATTTTGCTAGTTTGGAGTTTTAAAGCGATGATCAGCAGAATAAAACATAATCGAAACGTTTGGTGAATTTTTCGCTTTTCGATATTATATAATCCAAAAACGTTTGGCCGGTGGTTTCTATGGCCGCTGATGccgttttgttgtgagagaaaaatattgtactagGATGTGATGAAATTCTAACATTTGTATTAATTGAGAAAAATCTTAACCCAAGTCAGCCGCGGTGAATCCACCGCCGTCCAGCGTCAACCCCACCGTTCGTAGGATTcttatttttttaatctttttttattcaatattttaataataattgaTTCTATTTTTTTTGGATCCGATCCTTTTGGTCATGTTAGCGCCGTCGGCGCACGTTAGATGATGTTTCTGACGTGGAAATTGTTGTCACGCCACTTCCGCACGTCTGACAGTATTGTTCTGTCGCGTCACCGGGAGTGACGTGACAAGACCGaacctttgaaaaatcataactctttgatacgatgtcggatgaagatgaaatttatatgaaaattatagctctctatgagatctacaactttatagttttgagtttttttatccaaggacgttaagatgcttaaaaaataatataaaattttaggagCGTAATAACCGTGTACAAGTGCTCGTtggattagaaaaataatatattttttgtattttgtcaaataaatatactttttatatgaaagttgtagaacttttaggTATCATTGTTGTAAATATCATTGAGATCttcaactttgatataaaaagtaCCTTCATGTGACATAGTaccaaaacaatattttttttaataCGATAAGCACCCGTACGCGATTACTATGctactaaaattttatattatttttttgagcatcttaacaacTCTATATttgaaaactcaaaactataaagttgtagatctcattgagagctacaactttcatataaaaagtatcttcatttgacaacatacgaaaaagatattatttttctagTGCGACAAGCACTTAGTACACGGTTATTATGcttctgaaattttatattattttttgagcatcttaacatcCTCTaacgaaaaaactcaaaactacaaagttgtagatctcatcaaaagctacaattttcatataatttcATCTTCACTCGACATCGTATCAAataattattattttttaaagGTTTTGTCTTGTACAACTGTGGCGTGACAATATTTTATACATCGGAAACGCCGTCTAACGTGACATATGTTGCCGCGCCCATGTATATGGCGCAACAACGTTATTTAGTCGCGGCAGGCAAAAGGGTCGAATCCGCAAAAAGTTTTTAGGAgtaattattattaaaatattgaataaaaaagattaaaaataaaaattctcCCCGTCCGTAACGCGGTCAGTATTTGGAACGTGTGCTACGACTACGAGGGCGTAGCTTCAGCGGACAAGGGTAAAAATGtcttcccttcccctttcccttTCCAAATCCCGTCGCCACCACAACATCGCATTGACAGATCGTCGTTCATCCTATCCTCCTCCGGTCCTCTCCCGGGATCTCCTCCGGCTATAAATTTCCGGCCCCAATTCGCCCAATCCAGATGCGCAAACATCGAATCGTCTCACTCGTGGCTgccctgctcgtgctgcttgccgTCGCCGTATCGTCCAGCCGCAACGCACAAGAGGAGTCTATGGCGTTGGCCGGTGGCATCAAGGACGTGCCGGCGAACGAGAACGACCTCCACCTCCAGGAACTCGCCCGCTTCGCCGTCGATGAGCACAACAAGAAGGCCGTAAGCCCTCTACCCCTTTTCTCTGTACCCCCTTCTCTGCGACGTGCCCGGGTTCTTCTGCGTGGTTGTGCGGTGCTCACGGCTTTAGGGATCATATGAATGAATTCCTAGGTAGCAGCTGCCTCGTTTTGGTCTAATTTGACTCTCTGTTGGCTGAATTGCCGAAAGTATACTTGATGTCCCAAACTCTGTAAATCTGAACAGCTTTACGGAGGCATGACGTTGAGCAATTGCGATACAGATACAAACAAAGATTTCCTACTGACCTGatgattagtttttttttccttcaGAGGTTCAGTAGGTAATCTTGGTTATGCGAAAATTTCTGATGCCCATTGAAATTCATGTGGTCTTGGATTCATGAGTAATCACCTATCACCACCCAAGAGGTCACCTGAAATAACGATCAACATTACTAATATTGAACTTTGAAGCCTAGCCAAATCAAATATTAAATTTTTTGACAGGTTTCAATCTTTTATGGTAAAGATACTCAGTAGAGGTAAAGAAATAAAGATTGTTCACGCTTTACCAATATCTCTATGCAATCACAAAACAAATGGTACTAATTCACTGTTTCTATGTGTGTGAGGCGGTAATTTGTTGTACACGAGGACCTCTAACAGGATTGATTAGTCGGATATAGGTGTGCTAACTCAGTAATTGCTTTTCGTTGTTCATTAGCAAAGTAGTAGTCACTTTAGCCTTTGAAAAGATATATGCTAATGTTTTGGTCCGCGACAAATGCGAAATTTTGGATTGCAACTAACCTTTTGTGTTGCCCTCTGCAGAATGCTCTTCTGGGGTACGAGAAGCTTGTGAAGGCCAAGACACAAGTAGTTGCTGGCACGATGTACTATCTCACTGTTGAGGTGAAGGATGGCGAAGTCAAGAAGCTCTACGAAGCTAAAGTGTGGGAGAagccatgggagaacttcaaggagCTGCAGGAATTCAAGCCTGTTGAAGAGGGTGCTAGCGCCTAAGGTAGATTTGTGCATATTTTACATACTGTCTGAAAACTATGTTTATTTTACATCCTTAGACCTTGGTGGCTTAGTGATAATACAACGAACAGTTCTTGCCATAGTAGAATTAGATTGGTCCCTTTTTTCAAAGGAAGGGCAGGAGCTCTTCCATTCATTTAAggtagaaagaaaaaacaaggttACAGTTACAGCCCAAATCCTCACAAGTAAAGTACAGCACTGCAGCACACCAGGATCAGTACCGAAACAAAAGGACCCTGGACATGGAGAAGCAACCAGGCTATCTAATGAAAAGCACATATTGGCCCGTGCTACAACATCATTTGATGAAAGTCTTTATGTTCCATGTGATGTAAATTGCCACGGAACAATTTATATTAGGCTTAGACAATTTAGATTGGTCCTCCGAAACAACCCTGTGGATGAAGATTGCCACGGAACAATTTATATTAGGCTTAGACAATTTAGATTTGTCCTCGAAACAGCCCTGTGGTTCATTTTGTTCCCTTCTGTATGAAATTATAAGCAGTTGGCACAGAACTGGTTTGTTGCTTGGTTTGTATAGCAGTCAGTGATACAGGCCCAATTCTGTTCATTGCTGAACAATTTATGTTCCAATCCTTACGAGAGTTTTATATTAGGTTTTTAGCTGTTCACCACTCATTGGGAGTGTTTTATCTGTCATTATACATTGATCAAAATCTACAAATTGCAGGATCTCTCGTCTCCACGTGCAATTTGCTGCCTGAAGCGCAAAACAAATTTACAGAATAACGAGCTACTTCAGAACATGCTAGATCATGCTCCCTTGTGTAATTTCATAAAAAAGTACAGTGCTCTTAATGCAATATCTTTAAATTGCCGTGCCCTGTGTAATATCATGAATAAGAGTTGCTATTATGGATTCTAAAGGTGTATTAACTACCCTACATGGCAGAATTCCCATATTACTTTGCTGAAGTCTTTGTTGGAATATACATGGCAGAATTCTCATATTGCTTTGCTGAAGTCTTTGTTGAAATGTTGCATGCAGAATTTTTTGTCACATGACAATCCCATCCTATCTCAGCTTAGACAATTCAGATCATATCTTGTAAACCAAGCAAGCGCCTGGATTGCAAAGTCAGCTACACCAGATGACCTGAGAGAATATGCTTGTGATGAGCTCGAAGCTGTTTGAGTGCCCTAGACTTCAGGATAATCAAAAGTCTTGTGTTCGAATCCGGTTTGTTCTTCGCTTAGGATGGGTGTGATTGTTGCGTTTGACATCTATAGCTCAGAAGACGAGCTATCACACACGAAAATTTGCGGGGGCGCCTGATCTACTTATTAAAACTGTCatgagtaatttggatttttggtAGAGTGACTTCCGGATTTGCTGCTAGAAAAATTAAAACCTGAACAAATTGGCTTTGGTTAAATCGGTTTAACCACAATACAGTCTACTCATTAATACAGTCAtgagtaatttggattttggtAAAATTACCTCCTTAACTGCTGCTAGAAAAATAAAAACCGAAACGAAATTAACTTTGGTTAAATTGGTGTAACGGCAATGCATATCCAATGACAATAACGATTCACAGTAAATAATGAGATGCATCGTGGGTTTCTTTCCCACTTTCATCACCTTGAACTCTCAAAATAGTAATCTAGGTCCTTCAACTTTTCTTGTAGTTCATTTGAAGTGTGAATTGAGATCTATGATTGGTTCAAGTGAATCTAGAACGAATCACTTGAAAAGTTAAGGGATCCAGATGATCGGATCACTTTGAGAGCTGATGGACCTAGacgagaacaaaaaaaaaaaggacccACAATACATTTTACTcataaataaatactccatggtAATAAACTTTGAAAATTATTACTTTAATTCAAATGTTGTGTCATGTCAATATGGTAATTAAATTTAATCActatgttttttttataaaacaacAATGCTACACATGCAATTCTCCCATTCTTTGACCTAGCAAATTCAACATCTTGAGTGCCATATTGCAGATTGAACCTAGTGTTTGTCATTGTACATTTGTACTAActcttaatttttttttatatatttgagtCAACAAACTTGTATGGCCGTGTCTTTCAGGCCACCAACTTACGGATTTTAGTAATTTGCGTCCTTAAATTTGTACAATGGTATCATTTTCATCTCTAAACTTGTCCTAAACTCTAGGATGAATCCAAATGGGCTATGACCCGCTCCATGCACTGACGTGACATGTCGATTGCGTGTCGGCGTGGACTCAACATGTGGGATCCACGTGTCAACATCTCTCTTCTTGCTCTAAAACCTCCTCCATCCACACTACGCGCTGGTCAGGGCTTCCCCAACACCAAATCTAGTGAAGGCTCATTGATCTAAAGCAGGCGTCATCCTCTCGGCCATCTTGGTTGGAGCCGACAAACTATAGGAACCTGTGAAGTCGTCATATGCGGGAGCGAGATCCACAAGCACATAACGATAGTGCGCATGTTCGCTTGGTCgcaaatgatcgtaaatttctagccagaacaatatttttctctcacaccaaatcagtcagcagACCCCCAGCCGAACGGCTGACTAGTGTTGGTACGTGCCGCATCCAGCCGTCCGTCCAAGTTCTCTCTCTCTTCTGTTTTTTTTAGGGTAGCAACGATGTGGAGTCAAGGCTGAAATGGCCAGTGAGCAAGCAACGTTCAGCCTGGGCATCGTTGTGGCTGGGCCGCGGAGATCCACAGCGTTGGCTATTGTAATGGACCATCCGTTGGTCCGTTGCAGTACATATTGACGGTGTCACTTTGCATTTTAATCCCACATCGTTTGCTGAAGCGAATGCCAACAGCAAGCCCTGCTATTTGTCTGAGCCTATGATAACATAGAAAGATCAAGCAGCTGCGCAGTGGACGCAAAGCGAACTATTCTTTCGTCTTTTACTAAAGAAATACCGTGTGTCTGCTGCAATACTCTTACTCTTATTTTTGGAGGGTCTCCTCTCTCTTGAGAGGATCCCAACAAATCAAACCAAAATTTCATCTCTCTTGTCTCTCCCATCACATTTATCTTCCTCACCTTAACCTTTGAGAAATAAAGGTTTCCTCTCATGTCCTCAACAGATCAAAAGAAATTTAGGTCTATTGTCTCTCCCATCAAATTTATCTCATAGGAATCAATTTATGTCCACCAATCTGTTGGGATTTTAAAAGAACAGAGACCACCAATCTATTCTCAGAACACAGCCACTGATGCTCTGTGATACAACTAAACTGTATACACGTTGGAAGGAAAAACACATAACTTGCTCTCTGATTAACTAAACTATGTACACGTTGGAAGGAAAAACACATAACTTGCAACCGAGATAAACAAAATACTCATTATAATATGGACGATCCATATCCTATCCATCATATTTTCATGGCACCGGCACCTTAACAAAGCAACCATCGCTGATCTTGGCGGTGATCTGAGAAACCTGAACACACAATCTAAATGTGCCCCAAAATCAAACAAACCTACAAGAACAGAAAAGAGAGGGATTGGGGCCTTACCCTGGAGGGACATCTCCTGCGTGTCGCGAGCGAGCGGGCAAACGAACCTGATCAATATGGGTCATTAGGCTAGTCTCAGTGAGGGTTTTATGTCCCTATTTTCAAGACTATGTGTTGGAAACAATGTAGATAAGTTTCGTCCCCCATAAAACTCATTGTTAGGATCAATGATTAGTACCTCTGtgtgtgtaacccgtagatccgggGAAGACCCTTCTCGCCTTTCACTGTTGCGGCACAGCAGCAGCGTAGACGCCGGTGTAGGGGTAGCTCCGGCTCAGTGGCGAGACGGCGGTCTGGTGTAGACCTGCAGGGGAACGACGGCGGTggcggggcacatcccgtcgctggcagcacgacctttgatcggattagggttttctgtaggtgggtgtggcggctccttCGAACCTCGTGAGCTGAGCCCAGTTCtccactcctctatatatatgtgctgtgcgacaggggcccaccaaccagttagggttggacgcccccgatcaggacgcagaggcaagggcccaataggccgttgggcctatcggtggagatcaactaacattctcccctttgatcttattccatctttcaatttcatataatttacttttgttcattccattatagattagcgcatagagcatgtctcatcgtcacggtccattgccgatagacttaacagctacaacacactgctctgttctgaaatagatacttatctttgggcatTCTTTTTggtccaggaattttaggcttccccttaaacccatgctagctacatgttctctgaacatgttgggtggtgagccttttgtaagcggatccgcgagcatcttttcaatacttatatgctcaagacttatgacttgatcccggactttatctttcacaacataatactctatgtcaatgtgtttggcagcaccacttgacttatgttgtgagtatactgtactgcctgattattatcgcagtatcacttaagtggtctatagatgtcgtcaaccaccttcaaatcgggtatgaacttctttagtcagttcacctgcccgttgcctcataacacgctataaactgtcatacattgtggacgatgtagtgacagtttgctttgagcttttccatgaaatagctcccctttgcgagatgatagaaaatccacgtctagatatgcattcactctcgcataatcagaatctgaatatcccaccatgtggagtgaatcagatcttctatatgtcatcatgaggcctttcgttccttacaaataatgcaagactttctttactaatttcagtgttctattccagaattgctctggaatctaccaagtaaaacccggtaacaaatgccaagtcagggcgcgtacatacttgagcatgttgcaagcttccgacagctgaagcatatagaaccactttcactttatcgattgagctcatattggttcctggggcattgaaaatccccatatctaccgcccttgactataggagcaggtgagggactacatttgtgcatactgaatttctttaagatcttttccatgtatgccttttgtgatagtccttataccctttttcttctatctcggtgaatctcgatccctagaacgaacgaggcttcgtcaagatctttcatatcaattTTTTTGTCTcgagtagtagactgacatcactactagcaagtaagatatcatctacatacaggacaaggaagataaacttcccattcttaaactttgtattgacacaattgtcctctacattctctttaaatccaaaattctttattgtctgatcaaacttcaagtaccactgtcttgaagcttgttttaatccataaatggatttctttaggcggcatcccattcgttctttctttccatgacaaaacctttcggttgtgccatgtaaatattttcctccaagtctccattgagaaatgtcgtctttacatccatctgatgtaattctaaatcataatatgccactaatgccattatgattctaaagaaatccttacatgagactggagaaaatgtctcattgtaatcaatcccttctctttgcataaagccttttgccacaagtcacgctttatattcctctatattcccttgagagtcaagttttgttttgtagacctattttacagcctactattttggctcctttaggaattatttccaagtcctaaactatattggcattcattgatttcatttcatcttccatggcctcaagccactttgatgaatgatcacttctcatggcttcttcaaatgaggtgggatcatcctccatttgaaattcctcagtgttgtacacttcataatcagcaggaataactgattttctaactctttgagaccttctaggggcctccacttttggcacatcttctgtttgaggctgttgctgctccccctcatgtgtggcaataggttctatagaatcctgaagaaTATGTTTcttatcgtcattcattgttgccacaagtgggataacaacaggtgctggcaccacagtatctaacactgtcggtgcagctatagcaggtagtgagaaaattggctcatgaatcattggagtgggcgcttacacccgcttcacttcaaggtcaatttctcgagctaccatgctccccctcatcaattcgtcctctaggaagacaacgtgtctcgtttctacaaactttgtatgtctctttggacagtagaaaacgaaaaccttttgatttTTCTAGGTAGCCAAAGAAATGGcaccttactattttgggatctaacttcccaatatttgggttaaatactttagcctcagcagggctcccccacacacacgcaagtggtttagtgagggtacactttctgtccataactcatacggtgttttgggcaccgacttacttggtactcttttgagaatatgaatggggtttttaatgcctccatccacaggctcaactgtaaggtggagtaacttatcatactgcccaccatatctatcagggtacgattgattcttttagctactctattctgttgAGGTTCACccagtatagaatactgggctactatgccattcttttagggtatgccgaccgtagtactctcccacggtcagacctga includes:
- the LOC136459240 gene encoding cystatin-1, yielding MRKHRIVSLVAALLVLLAVAVSSSRNAQEESMALAGGIKDVPANENDLHLQELARFAVDEHNKKANALLGYEKLVKAKTQVVAGTMYYLTVEVKDGEVKKLYEAKVWEKPWENFKELQEFKPVEEGASA